Proteins encoded in a region of the Malaciobacter mytili LMG 24559 genome:
- a CDS encoding putative nucleotidyltransferase substrate binding domain-containing protein: protein MSTQEQINFIKSIYPFDQLNKTEIEEFSQNLDILYFKKNEILQKEGEKPEKLYLIMKGIVQEKLDEETLSIYSVNEFFDPVSLIENFSKHSFITAQETICYTLPRKVFIDILRRNQKLEKYFFQSISEKLNSNLLYEKNKDLANIMVAKVKDANVHRAIILPYETSIYDAVTTIKKEKVPTLLLKDNKGEIYIVTDSDFREKVILNRMDFDDIVGKISNSGLVYVNENDFLFNAQLIMSKHALKRLVVKNDNNEIVGIIDQISLSSFFATHTFSVSSKIDKAETLEELKNISNGFLKIIKSLNAKGVKITFISKLINQLNRKLLDKIFNITAPKELLGKSALLVMGSEGRGEQILKTDQDNALIIADDCSLSNEEIHKFAKNFTEILVDFGFPRCEGNIMVSNPYWCRRHSDFKELLFSWVSGKTGDDFMNLAIFYDAVCASGNLELLTSLKEYLFKVGSNSQSFYMHFAKIITSFDVPLGFFDGFVFDSNDKNHKNEIDIKRGGIFIIVQSIRALSLENKLLRTNTIKRIRELQSLNILEEEFSKELEEAFNFLLTLKLKSNLEKLDSGKNINNYINPEDLNTMEKDLLKDSFKIVNKLKKKLEYHYKLNYV from the coding sequence ATGAGCACGCAAGAACAAATAAACTTTATAAAATCAATCTATCCTTTTGATCAGTTAAATAAAACTGAAATAGAAGAGTTTTCTCAAAATCTTGATATTTTATATTTTAAAAAAAATGAAATATTACAAAAAGAGGGAGAAAAACCTGAAAAACTCTATTTGATAATGAAAGGTATTGTTCAAGAAAAACTTGATGAAGAGACTTTATCAATCTACTCAGTAAATGAATTCTTTGATCCAGTTTCTTTAATAGAAAATTTTTCTAAACATAGTTTTATTACAGCACAAGAAACTATTTGTTATACCTTACCAAGAAAGGTATTTATTGATATTTTAAGAAGAAATCAAAAACTTGAAAAATACTTTTTTCAATCAATTTCTGAAAAATTAAATAGCAATTTACTTTATGAAAAGAATAAAGATTTAGCAAATATAATGGTTGCAAAAGTTAAAGATGCAAATGTTCACAGAGCAATAATTCTACCTTATGAAACTTCAATTTATGATGCAGTTACAACAATAAAAAAAGAAAAAGTTCCTACTTTATTGTTAAAAGATAATAAAGGAGAAATATATATTGTAACAGACTCAGATTTTAGAGAAAAAGTAATCTTAAATAGAATGGATTTTGATGATATAGTAGGTAAGATTTCAAATAGTGGTTTAGTTTATGTAAATGAAAATGATTTTTTATTTAATGCACAACTTATTATGTCAAAGCACGCACTTAAAAGATTGGTTGTAAAAAATGATAATAATGAAATTGTAGGAATTATAGACCAAATCTCTTTATCTTCATTTTTTGCTACTCATACTTTTTCAGTTTCAAGCAAAATTGATAAAGCTGAAACATTAGAAGAGTTAAAAAATATTTCAAATGGATTTTTAAAAATTATAAAATCACTAAATGCAAAAGGTGTAAAAATCACATTTATTTCTAAATTAATTAACCAATTAAATAGAAAACTACTTGATAAAATCTTTAATATAACTGCACCAAAAGAACTTTTAGGTAAGTCTGCACTTTTAGTTATGGGAAGTGAAGGAAGAGGTGAACAAATTCTTAAAACAGACCAAGATAATGCCCTAATAATTGCAGATGATTGTTCTTTAAGCAATGAAGAAATACATAAATTTGCTAAAAATTTCACTGAAATATTAGTGGATTTTGGTTTTCCTAGATGTGAGGGAAATATTATGGTATCAAATCCTTATTGGTGTAGAAGACATAGTGACTTTAAAGAGTTACTATTTTCTTGGGTTTCAGGAAAAACTGGTGATGATTTTATGAATTTAGCAATTTTTTATGATGCAGTATGTGCAAGTGGAAATTTAGAACTTTTAACTTCACTAAAAGAGTATTTATTTAAAGTTGGTTCAAATTCTCAAAGTTTTTATATGCATTTTGCAAAAATTATTACAAGTTTTGATGTACCCCTTGGTTTCTTTGATGGTTTTGTATTTGATAGCAATGATAAAAACCATAAAAATGAAATTGATATAAAAAGAGGTGGTATTTTTATTATTGTTCAAAGTATAAGAGCTTTAAGTTTAGAAAATAAATTACTAAGAACAAATACTATTAAAAGAATTAGAGAACTGCAAAGTTTAAATATTTTAGAAGAGGAGTTCTCTAAAGAGTTAGAAGAAGCTTTTAATTTTTTACTAACATTAAAACTAAAATCAAATCTAGAAAAATTAGATTCTGGAAAAAATATCAATAATTATATTAATCCTGAAGATTTAAATACAATGGAAAAAGATTTATTAAAAGATAGTTTTAAAATTGTAAATAAATTAAAGAAAAAATTAGAATACCATTATAAGTTGAACTATGTTTAA
- a CDS encoding cation acetate symporter, which produces MARILLLITTIFAISLLAAGDANFEASKRELNIPAIIMFFIFVAGTLAITYWAARRTKSASDFYTAGGGISGFQNGMAIAGDYMSAASFLGISGLVYLSGYDGLIYAVGFLVGWPVILFLMAEKLRNLGKFTFADIAAYRLGQKEIRTLAAFGSLSVVTLYLIAQMVGSGKLIQVLFGLEYEYAVILVGVMMIVYVTFGGMLATTWVQIIKAILLLSGVSFMGFMVLMHFGFSFEALATKAVETHTKGQAIMAPGGFISDPISAISLGMALMLGTAGLPHVLMRFFTVGNAKEARKSVVYATGFIGYFYLVIAVIGLGAIVFLNSPEGAKYFVDGKLFGGNNMAAIHLSHVVGGNVFLGFISAVAFATILAVVSGLTLAGASAISHDIYASVINKNATEEQEIRISKIAVIVIGIVGVLLGIAFEQQNIAFMVGLAFAIAASANFPILFLSIYWSKLTTRGAVIGGSLGLLTAVILVIIGPIVWVQILGNAEALFPYKHPALFSVTVAFVAIWFFSITDKSQRAKDERIAFEAQNVRAETGFGAEGAVSH; this is translated from the coding sequence ATGGCTAGAATTTTATTATTAATAACAACAATTTTTGCTATTTCACTTTTAGCAGCAGGAGATGCAAACTTTGAAGCATCAAAAAGAGAGCTAAATATTCCTGCAATTATTATGTTTTTTATATTTGTTGCTGGTACTTTAGCTATTACTTATTGGGCAGCAAGAAGAACTAAATCTGCAAGTGATTTCTATACAGCAGGTGGAGGAATTTCTGGATTTCAAAATGGAATGGCAATTGCTGGTGATTATATGTCTGCAGCTTCATTTTTAGGTATTTCTGGACTTGTTTATTTAAGTGGTTATGATGGACTTATTTATGCAGTTGGGTTTTTAGTTGGTTGGCCTGTAATTTTATTTTTAATGGCTGAAAAATTAAGAAACTTAGGTAAATTTACATTTGCAGATATTGCTGCTTATAGACTTGGACAAAAAGAGATTAGAACACTAGCTGCTTTTGGTTCATTATCTGTTGTAACTTTATATTTAATTGCACAAATGGTAGGTTCTGGAAAACTTATTCAAGTTCTATTTGGATTAGAGTATGAATATGCAGTTATTCTAGTTGGTGTTATGATGATTGTTTATGTAACATTTGGTGGTATGCTTGCAACTACTTGGGTTCAAATTATTAAAGCTATTTTATTATTATCAGGGGTTTCATTTATGGGATTTATGGTATTAATGCATTTTGGATTTAGTTTTGAAGCCTTAGCTACTAAAGCTGTTGAGACACACACAAAAGGTCAAGCTATTATGGCACCAGGTGGATTTATTTCTGACCCTATCTCTGCTATTTCTCTTGGTATGGCACTTATGTTAGGAACTGCTGGTCTTCCACATGTTCTTATGAGATTCTTTACAGTTGGTAATGCTAAAGAAGCTAGAAAATCTGTTGTTTATGCAACAGGATTTATTGGATATTTCTATTTAGTTATTGCAGTAATTGGTCTTGGTGCAATTGTTTTTCTTAACTCTCCTGAGGGTGCAAAATATTTTGTAGATGGAAAACTATTTGGTGGAAATAATATGGCTGCAATTCACCTATCTCATGTTGTTGGTGGAAATGTATTCTTAGGATTTATCTCTGCTGTTGCTTTTGCTACTATTTTAGCAGTTGTATCTGGATTAACACTAGCAGGAGCAAGTGCTATTTCTCATGATATTTATGCATCAGTTATTAATAAAAATGCAACTGAAGAGCAAGAGATTAGAATCTCTAAAATCGCAGTTATTGTTATTGGTATTGTTGGAGTTCTTTTAGGAATTGCATTTGAACAACAAAATATTGCATTTATGGTTGGTCTTGCATTTGCTATTGCCGCATCAGCAAACTTCCCAATTTTATTTTTATCAATTTATTGGTCAAAATTAACAACAAGAGGTGCAGTAATTGGTGGTTCTTTAGGATTATTAACAGCTGTAATTCTAGTTATTATTGGGCCTATTGTATGGGTACAAATTTTAGGAAATGCTGAGGCATTATTCCCTTATAAACACCCTGCACTATTCTCTGTAACTGTGGCATTTGTTGCTATATGGTTCTTCTCAATTACTGATAAGTCTCAAAGAGCAAAAGATGAAAGAATTGCTTTTGAAGCTCAAAATGTTAGAGCTGAAACTGGTTTTGGTGCTGAAGGTGCTGTAAGCCACTAA
- a CDS encoding DUF485 domain-containing protein produces MNEELVNKIKANPKYQELVSKRTSFALKLGIFVLVMFYAYILTIAFNPSIMGMKTGDGVMTIGFPIGAAIIIISFFTTLIYVKRANGEFEDLTNAIKEDVKDEL; encoded by the coding sequence ATGAATGAAGAATTAGTAAACAAAATTAAAGCTAATCCTAAATATCAAGAATTAGTTTCAAAAAGAACTAGTTTTGCACTTAAGTTAGGAATTTTTGTTTTAGTTATGTTCTATGCTTACATTTTAACTATAGCATTTAATCCAAGCATTATGGGTATGAAAACAGGTGATGGAGTTATGACAATTGGCTTTCCTATTGGAGCAGCAATTATTATAATTAGTTTCTTTACAACACTAATTTATGTTAAAAGAGCAAATGGTGAGTTTGAAGATTTAACAAATGCAATTAAAGAAGATGTAAAGGATGAATTATAA
- a CDS encoding 3'-5' exonuclease — MFKNIIRKFQISRLKDKNFLYLFDEAPKNEYICLDCETTGLNPRKDEIISIGAVMIKDNKVIMRKNFNIFLKPSSKVNAESIKIHQIRPIDLQNATEPKVAIYKLLEFIGSRPIIGYYIKFDIAIISKYTKQYIGIKLPNESIEVSSMYYKTKKRSSEYEFVDLKFDTIMKNLDIPELGKHDALNDAIMTAMIFLKLKDKTPAKTTFYTN, encoded by the coding sequence ATGTTTAAAAATATAATTAGAAAATTTCAAATTAGTAGATTAAAAGATAAAAACTTTTTATATCTTTTTGACGAAGCCCCTAAAAATGAATATATCTGTTTAGATTGTGAAACAACAGGCTTAAATCCTAGAAAAGATGAGATTATCTCTATTGGTGCTGTTATGATAAAAGATAATAAAGTAATAATGAGAAAAAACTTTAATATTTTTTTAAAACCCTCTTCTAAAGTAAATGCTGAATCAATTAAAATTCATCAAATTAGACCTATTGATTTGCAAAATGCAACTGAACCTAAAGTTGCTATTTATAAGCTTTTAGAGTTTATAGGTTCAAGACCAATTATAGGTTATTATATAAAATTTGATATAGCAATAATATCAAAATATACAAAACAATATATAGGAATAAAACTTCCAAATGAGAGTATTGAAGTCTCTTCAATGTATTATAAAACAAAAAAACGTTCAAGTGAATATGAATTTGTTGATTTAAAATTCGATACAATAATGAAAAATTTGGATATTCCAGAACTTGGAAAACATGATGCACTTAATGATGCAATTATGACAGCAATGATTTTTCTAAAATTAAAAGATAAAACTCCAGCTAAAACAACTTTTTATACAAATTAA
- a CDS encoding DUF294 nucleotidyltransferase-like domain-containing protein, protein MSLRDQKAFLSNIHPFEVLDEKQMDKCINHMDIAYYPKDSTLINPENIPNYFFIIIKGIVHEYKDEELVMDYHHEDSFDANSLIYGESKSTFKVYEDLICYELEKKIFLELIEENSEFKNFFLNNLVNKIQTLKNKEYTSELSSFMISRVEDTLIHEACIVEKNTKLTDAIAKSIEYKTSTIIVKKDNEYGIITDSLLKMKVLLEGRDLNIFVEDIAIFPLLTVHNDDYLFEALTLLIKKGIKRVGVTNSSNELIGILEQLDVLSHFANHTYVVDTQIKKAKTIEELKLASSDLINIIRTLNAKGVKVNHISNLIGQLNTKVYKKLYQLIVPPELQKNACFIVMGSEGRNEQIVKTDQDNALVIKDGIEVEQYRPYMQKMTETLINFGYPRCEGNIMVSNPFWCKNVKDYQNETARWIEAPDMQNYMDLAIFFDSFAVAGDKDLLINLKDNLFNKLHDKDVFMAYFAKATLTFDTPTTVASFMTKTHNIDIKKVGIFPIVQGIRSLALREKIRETTTVKRIKILQDKKILENDMANELIEAFDVLCTLRLKAQLEQILNKQKINNEVDTHSLGKIERDLLKDSLKIVIAFKKFIVYTFKIDKIS, encoded by the coding sequence ATGAGTCTTCGCGATCAAAAAGCCTTCTTATCAAATATTCATCCCTTTGAAGTTTTAGATGAAAAGCAGATGGATAAATGTATTAATCATATGGATATAGCATATTATCCAAAAGATTCAACACTTATAAACCCTGAAAATATTCCAAATTACTTTTTTATAATTATAAAAGGAATTGTTCACGAATATAAAGATGAGGAATTAGTAATGGATTATCACCATGAGGATTCATTTGATGCTAACTCTTTAATTTATGGGGAATCAAAAAGCACATTTAAAGTTTATGAAGATTTAATTTGTTATGAATTAGAAAAAAAAATCTTTTTAGAACTAATTGAAGAAAATAGTGAATTTAAAAACTTCTTTTTAAATAATCTAGTAAATAAAATCCAAACACTTAAAAATAAAGAATATACTTCTGAATTATCTTCTTTTATGATTTCAAGAGTTGAAGATACTTTAATTCATGAAGCATGTATAGTTGAAAAAAATACTAAACTAACAGATGCAATTGCAAAATCTATTGAATATAAAACTTCCACAATAATAGTAAAAAAAGATAATGAGTATGGAATTATTACTGATTCACTTTTAAAAATGAAAGTTTTACTTGAAGGAAGAGATTTAAATATTTTTGTTGAAGATATAGCAATTTTCCCACTTTTAACTGTTCATAATGATGATTATTTATTTGAAGCTTTAACACTTTTAATTAAAAAAGGTATTAAAAGAGTTGGTGTAACTAATAGTAGCAATGAGTTAATAGGTATTTTAGAACAACTTGATGTTTTATCACACTTTGCAAACCATACTTATGTGGTAGATACTCAAATAAAAAAAGCAAAAACTATTGAAGAATTAAAACTTGCAAGTAGTGATTTAATCAATATAATTAGAACACTTAATGCAAAAGGCGTAAAAGTAAATCATATTTCAAATTTAATTGGTCAATTAAATACAAAAGTATATAAAAAACTTTACCAACTAATAGTTCCACCTGAACTTCAAAAAAATGCTTGTTTTATAGTAATGGGAAGTGAAGGAAGAAATGAGCAAATAGTAAAAACAGACCAAGATAATGCATTGGTTATAAAAGATGGGATAGAAGTAGAACAATATAGACCATATATGCAAAAAATGACAGAAACTTTAATAAATTTTGGTTATCCTCGTTGTGAAGGCAATATTATGGTATCAAATCCTTTTTGGTGTAAAAATGTAAAAGATTACCAAAATGAAACTGCAAGATGGATAGAAGCTCCAGATATGCAAAACTATATGGATTTAGCAATTTTCTTTGACTCTTTTGCAGTTGCTGGAGATAAAGATTTATTAATTAATTTAAAAGATAATTTATTTAATAAATTGCATGATAAAGATGTATTTATGGCATATTTTGCAAAAGCAACTTTAACTTTTGATACTCCAACAACAGTTGCAAGTTTTATGACAAAAACTCATAATATTGATATTAAAAAAGTAGGGATTTTCCCAATTGTTCAAGGTATTAGAAGTTTAGCATTAAGGGAAAAGATTAGAGAAACAACGACAGTAAAAAGAATCAAAATTTTACAAGATAAAAAAATTTTAGAAAATGATATGGCAAATGAGCTTATAGAGGCTTTTGATGTTTTATGTACTTTAAGATTAAAAGCTCAATTAGAACAAATTTTAAATAAGCAAAAAATTAATAATGAAGTTGATACTCATAGCTTAGGAAAAATAGAAAGAGACCTTTTAAAAGATAGTTTAAAAATTGTAATTGCTTTTAAAAAATTTATTGTATATACCTTTAAAATAGATAAGATTTCATAA